A DNA window from Vigna angularis cultivar LongXiaoDou No.4 chromosome 1, ASM1680809v1, whole genome shotgun sequence contains the following coding sequences:
- the LOC108321577 gene encoding uncharacterized protein LOC108321577 isoform X2, with translation MESNEDQSLSELEEEIFQKFRAFMTGIAKIDELGIAGSRLLSGFQQAIEFIERPPIDMNSKLVDKIIVANETKRVKAYINSGCRKLNESIQSLTNSKEILNELEGVLGDVTSAIQTTDGKLLAFSGLDFDVELIEQATYNDLEEKDALYNSQSPDVNTSKKKKSADVTHLAMVMAFIYSMVKQDYLMQEKIVSALDLKMSLEELESYCQMWSLRPFINDEIVHGAWEHIH, from the exons ATGGAAAGCAATGAAGACCAATCACTTTCTGAATTGGAGGaagaaatatttcaaaaattcagGGCTTTCATGACAGG GATTGCAAAGATTGATGAGTTGGGAATTGCTGGAAGCAGGCTGCTGTCTGGATTCCAACAAGCAATTG AGTTTATCGAGAGACCTCCTATTGATATGAATTCCAAATTAGTGGACAAGATAATTGTAGCTAATGAAACTAAGAGAGTTAAAGCCTATATAAATTCTGGATGTAGGAAGCTCAACGAAAGTATCCAAAGTCTAACAAACT CTAAGGAAATACTTAATGAACTTGAAGGTGTACTGGGGGATGTAACAAGTGCTATTCAGACTACAGATGGAAAATTATTAGCCTTCTCTGGTCTGGATTTTGATGTTGAATTAATTGAGCAAGCAACCTATAATGATTTG GAGGAAAAGGATGCTTTGTATAATTCTCAAAGTCCTGATGTCAACACTagcaaaaaaaagaaaagtgccGATGTCACACATTTAGCCATGGTAATGGCTTTCATATATAGCATGGTCAAGCAAGACTATTTGATGCAG GAAAAGATTGTGTCTGCTTTAGATCTCAAGATGTCATTAGAAGAATTAGAAAGCTACTGCCAAATGTGGTCTTTGCGCCCCTTCATAAATGACGAGATCGTGCATGGAGCTTGGGAACATATTCATTGA
- the LOC108321577 gene encoding uncharacterized protein LOC108321577 isoform X1, whose protein sequence is MESNEDQSLSELEEEIFQKFRAFMTGIAKIDELGIAGSRLLSGFQQAIEFIERPPIDMNSKLVDKIIVANETKRVKAYINSGCRKLNESIQSLTNFHSCTQGLCNHIRKAKEILNELEGVLGDVTSAIQTTDGKLLAFSGLDFDVELIEQATYNDLEEKDALYNSQSPDVNTSKKKKSADVTHLAMVMAFIYSMVKQDYLMQEKIVSALDLKMSLEELESYCQMWSLRPFINDEIVHGAWEHIH, encoded by the exons ATGGAAAGCAATGAAGACCAATCACTTTCTGAATTGGAGGaagaaatatttcaaaaattcagGGCTTTCATGACAGG GATTGCAAAGATTGATGAGTTGGGAATTGCTGGAAGCAGGCTGCTGTCTGGATTCCAACAAGCAATTG AGTTTATCGAGAGACCTCCTATTGATATGAATTCCAAATTAGTGGACAAGATAATTGTAGCTAATGAAACTAAGAGAGTTAAAGCCTATATAAATTCTGGATGTAGGAAGCTCAACGAAAGTATCCAAAGTCTAACAAACT TTCACTCATGCACACAAGGACTCTGTAATCATATAAGAAAAG CTAAGGAAATACTTAATGAACTTGAAGGTGTACTGGGGGATGTAACAAGTGCTATTCAGACTACAGATGGAAAATTATTAGCCTTCTCTGGTCTGGATTTTGATGTTGAATTAATTGAGCAAGCAACCTATAATGATTTG GAGGAAAAGGATGCTTTGTATAATTCTCAAAGTCCTGATGTCAACACTagcaaaaaaaagaaaagtgccGATGTCACACATTTAGCCATGGTAATGGCTTTCATATATAGCATGGTCAAGCAAGACTATTTGATGCAG GAAAAGATTGTGTCTGCTTTAGATCTCAAGATGTCATTAGAAGAATTAGAAAGCTACTGCCAAATGTGGTCTTTGCGCCCCTTCATAAATGACGAGATCGTGCATGGAGCTTGGGAACATATTCATTGA
- the LOC108321577 gene encoding uncharacterized protein LOC108321577 isoform X3 has translation MESNEDQSLSELEEEIFQKFRAFMTGIAKIDELGIAGSRLLSGFQQAIVHSCTQGLCNHIRKAKEILNELEGVLGDVTSAIQTTDGKLLAFSGLDFDVELIEQATYNDLEEKDALYNSQSPDVNTSKKKKSADVTHLAMVMAFIYSMVKQDYLMQEKIVSALDLKMSLEELESYCQMWSLRPFINDEIVHGAWEHIH, from the exons ATGGAAAGCAATGAAGACCAATCACTTTCTGAATTGGAGGaagaaatatttcaaaaattcagGGCTTTCATGACAGG GATTGCAAAGATTGATGAGTTGGGAATTGCTGGAAGCAGGCTGCTGTCTGGATTCCAACAAGCAATTG TTCACTCATGCACACAAGGACTCTGTAATCATATAAGAAAAG CTAAGGAAATACTTAATGAACTTGAAGGTGTACTGGGGGATGTAACAAGTGCTATTCAGACTACAGATGGAAAATTATTAGCCTTCTCTGGTCTGGATTTTGATGTTGAATTAATTGAGCAAGCAACCTATAATGATTTG GAGGAAAAGGATGCTTTGTATAATTCTCAAAGTCCTGATGTCAACACTagcaaaaaaaagaaaagtgccGATGTCACACATTTAGCCATGGTAATGGCTTTCATATATAGCATGGTCAAGCAAGACTATTTGATGCAG GAAAAGATTGTGTCTGCTTTAGATCTCAAGATGTCATTAGAAGAATTAGAAAGCTACTGCCAAATGTGGTCTTTGCGCCCCTTCATAAATGACGAGATCGTGCATGGAGCTTGGGAACATATTCATTGA
- the LOC108321577 gene encoding uncharacterized protein LOC108321577 isoform X4, with translation MESNEDQSLSELEEEIFQKFRAFMTGIAKIDELGIAGSRLLSGFQQAIAKEILNELEGVLGDVTSAIQTTDGKLLAFSGLDFDVELIEQATYNDLEEKDALYNSQSPDVNTSKKKKSADVTHLAMVMAFIYSMVKQDYLMQEKIVSALDLKMSLEELESYCQMWSLRPFINDEIVHGAWEHIH, from the exons ATGGAAAGCAATGAAGACCAATCACTTTCTGAATTGGAGGaagaaatatttcaaaaattcagGGCTTTCATGACAGG GATTGCAAAGATTGATGAGTTGGGAATTGCTGGAAGCAGGCTGCTGTCTGGATTCCAACAAGCAATTG CTAAGGAAATACTTAATGAACTTGAAGGTGTACTGGGGGATGTAACAAGTGCTATTCAGACTACAGATGGAAAATTATTAGCCTTCTCTGGTCTGGATTTTGATGTTGAATTAATTGAGCAAGCAACCTATAATGATTTG GAGGAAAAGGATGCTTTGTATAATTCTCAAAGTCCTGATGTCAACACTagcaaaaaaaagaaaagtgccGATGTCACACATTTAGCCATGGTAATGGCTTTCATATATAGCATGGTCAAGCAAGACTATTTGATGCAG GAAAAGATTGTGTCTGCTTTAGATCTCAAGATGTCATTAGAAGAATTAGAAAGCTACTGCCAAATGTGGTCTTTGCGCCCCTTCATAAATGACGAGATCGTGCATGGAGCTTGGGAACATATTCATTGA
- the LOC108328125 gene encoding phosphoenolpyruvate carboxykinase (ATP) 1, with amino-acid sequence MPTSEMLAKVGNHDDEEGNRPTVRVQTIDELHSLQRKRSAPSTPKGNSQQTSFLTLSEEERSKMQLESISASLASLTRGTGPKVVKGDPARRFEGSRVAHIPHHRHTVAPTIAVSDSALKFTHVLYNLSPAELYEQAIKYEKGSFLTSTGALATLSGAKTGRCPRDKRVVKDALTENELWWGKGSPNIEMDEHSFMVNRERAVDYLNSLDKVFVNDQFLNWDPKNKIKVRIVSARAYHSLFMHNMCIRPSLEELEDFGTPDFTIYNAGQFPCNRYTHYMTSSTSIDLNLARKEMVILGTQYAGEMKKGLFSVMHYLMPKRQILSLHSGCNMGKSGDVALFFGLSGTGKTTLSTDHNRYLIGDDEHCWSESGVSNIEGGCYAKCIDLSQENEPDIWNAIKFGTVLENVVFDDHFREVDYSDRSVTENTRAAYPIEYIPNVKLPCVGPHPKNVILLACDAFGVLPPVSKLSLSQTMYHFISGYTALVAGTEEGVKEPQATFSACFGAAFIMLHPTKYAAMLSEKMQNHGATGWLVNTGWSGGSYGCGSRLKLSYTRKIIDAIHSGSLLEAEYNKTEIFGLHIPSEVDGVPSEILDPENTWSDKQAYKETLLKLAKLFKKNFETFTNYHIGENNNLTEEILAAGPIIDEA; translated from the exons atgccTACAAGTGAGATGCTTGCCAAGGTTGGAAATCACGATGACGAAGAAGGTAATCGTCCAACAGTGAGGGTTCAAACCATTGATGAGCTTCACTCGTTGCAGAGGAAGAGGTCTGCACCCTCTACTCCCAAAGGGAATTCGCAGCAAACCTCTTTCCTCACTCTTTCTGAGGAAGAACGCAGCAAAATGCAGCTAGAGTCCATCAG tGCATCTTTGGCTTCGCTAACAAGAGGAACTGGACCTAAGGTGGTGAAGGGTGATCCTGCAAGAAGATTCGAAGGGTCAAGGGTTGCACATATTCCCCACCATCGTCATACAGTCGCACCCACCATTGCTGTCAGCGACAGTGCCTTGAAGTTCACCCATGTCCTCTATAACCTCTCCCCCGCag AACTTTATGAACAAGCGATAAAGTATGAGAAAGGATCGTTCCTCACTTCAACCGGAGCATTGGCTACGCTTTCTGGGGCAAAGACGGGTAGGTGCCCTAGAGACAAGCGTGTGGTGAAGGACGCACTTACTGAGAATGAGCTTTGGTGGGGAAA GGGTTCGCCCAACATTGAGATGGACGAGCACAGTTTCATGGTGAACAGGGAAAGAGCAGTTGATTATTTGAACTCTTTGGACAAG GTCTTCGTGAATGACCAATTCTTGAACTGGGACCCAAAGAACAAAATCAAAGTCAGGATTGTCTCAGCCAGAGCTTACCATTCCTTGTTCATGCATAACAT GTGCATTCGACCAAGTCTCGAAGAGCTAGAGGACTTTGGCACACCGGATTTCACTATATACAATGCTGGGCAGTTTCCTTGCAATCGTTACACTCACTACATGACATCCTCCACTAGCATTGATCTTAATCTTGCAAGGAAGGAAATGGTCATCCTTGGGACACAGTATGCAGGGGAAATGAAGAAGGGTCTCTTTAGTGTCATGCACTATCTCATGCCTAAGCGCCAAATCCTCTCCCTACACTCTGGCTGCAACATGGGAAAATCTGGGGATGTTGCTCTCTTTTTTGGACTCTCAG GTACTGGAAAGACCACTCTGTCCACGGATCATAATAGGTATTTAATTGGAGATGACGAACACTGTTGGAGTGAGAGTGGTGTCTCAAACATTGAAGGGGGTTGCTATGCCAAATGCATTGATCTCTCTCAGGAGAACGAGCCTGACATCTGGAACGCCATCAAATTTGGCACAG TTCTGGAgaatgttgtctttgatgaccATTTTCGTGAAGTTGATTATTCTGACAGATCAGTTACAG AAAATACTCGTGCAGCCTATCCAATTGAGTACATTCCAAATGTGAAGTTACCATGTGTTGGTCCTCACCCAAAGAATGTGATTCTTTTGGCATGTGATGCATTTGGTGTGCTTCCACCTGTGAGTAAGCTGAGCCTGTCACAGACCATGTACCATTTCATCAGTGGATACACAGCTCTG GTGGCAGGCACAGAGGAGGGTGTAAAGGAGCCACAGGCAACATTTTCAGCTTGCTTTGGAGCAGCATTTATAATGCTACATCCAACTAAGTATGCAGCCATGCTTTCTGAAAAAATGCAGAACCATGGTGCAACTGGATGGCTGGTCAACACAGGATGGTCTGGTGGAAG CTATGGCTGTGGAAGTCGACTTAAACTATCTTATACAAGAAAAATTATTGATGCCATTCACTCTGGAAGTCTCTTGGAGGCTGAATACAACAAGACTGAGATATTTGGACTTCATATCCCCTCTGAAGTGGATGGTGTACCTTCTGAAATTCTAGACCCTGAAAATACG TGGTCAGACAAACAAGCTTACAAGGAGACACTGCTGAAGCTGGCTAAATTGTTCAAGAAGAATTTTGAAACATTCACTAACTACCATATTGGAGAGAACAACAACCTCACAGAAGAGATTCTTGCTGCTGGTCCAATCATTGATGAAGCCTAA